From Micromonospora rhizosphaerae, the proteins below share one genomic window:
- a CDS encoding thiamine pyrophosphate-dependent enzyme, with the protein MTTVREATLDILRQCGMHRIFANPGSTEVAFLADLPDDLEFVLALHEGSVVGMATGHAIATGRPAFVNLHTTAGLGNAVGALATARVNRAPLVVVVGQQDRRHLALEPFLAGQLDGLAGPYPVWVNQPVLPQDVPAAVRRAWHEAVQHRGPAIVVVPMDDWSAQVDPALGLAAPTTVLRAGSAPGPAADRVARLLDGASNPVVVVGAGADDRRTWDALVSLVERIGAPVWQEAFGARAGFPQDHPRFAGHLPAGRSRLRSVLDGHDVALVVGTGAFRQYPYEPGPLVPDGLTVAVVSADPDELHHSRADLAVLADPAALCATVTERVSPRRAEVPARRTETVEPPAPGEPIRAVHVFAALAERLPRDVVLVEETPSTRPDLHRLLPAREPRGFVSAAMGGLGFGLPAAAGLRMGDPSRPVVAVLGDGSSLYGIQGLWSAARYGCGALFVILSNGRYAIMDRLADKVGGKAPWPAFEDVDVHGLATALGCPARRVTSHQELLAVLDEVVPTLADRTEPLLLDVPVVTEQHFQP; encoded by the coding sequence GTGACGACGGTCCGCGAGGCGACCCTCGACATCCTCCGACAGTGCGGGATGCACCGGATCTTCGCGAATCCAGGCTCCACCGAGGTGGCCTTCCTCGCCGACCTCCCGGACGACCTGGAGTTCGTCCTCGCCCTGCACGAGGGGTCGGTGGTCGGGATGGCCACCGGGCACGCCATCGCGACCGGCCGGCCGGCGTTCGTCAACCTGCACACCACCGCGGGACTCGGCAACGCCGTGGGCGCGCTCGCCACCGCCCGGGTCAACCGCGCGCCGCTGGTCGTGGTGGTCGGCCAGCAGGACCGCCGGCACCTGGCGCTGGAGCCGTTCCTCGCCGGGCAGTTGGACGGGCTGGCCGGGCCGTACCCGGTCTGGGTCAACCAGCCGGTGCTGCCGCAGGACGTCCCGGCGGCGGTGCGGCGCGCGTGGCACGAGGCCGTCCAGCACCGGGGGCCGGCCATCGTGGTCGTCCCGATGGACGACTGGTCGGCGCAGGTCGACCCGGCGCTCGGGCTGGCCGCGCCGACGACCGTGCTGCGCGCCGGTTCGGCGCCGGGGCCCGCCGCCGACCGGGTGGCCCGCCTGCTCGACGGCGCATCGAACCCGGTGGTCGTCGTCGGCGCCGGCGCCGACGACCGCCGTACCTGGGATGCGCTGGTGTCGCTGGTGGAGCGGATCGGCGCGCCGGTGTGGCAGGAGGCGTTCGGCGCCCGGGCCGGCTTCCCCCAGGACCACCCGCGCTTCGCCGGGCACCTGCCCGCCGGCCGGTCCCGGCTGCGGTCCGTGCTCGACGGGCACGACGTCGCGCTGGTCGTCGGCACCGGCGCCTTCCGGCAGTACCCGTACGAGCCGGGCCCGCTGGTGCCCGACGGGCTGACCGTGGCGGTGGTCTCCGCCGACCCCGACGAGCTGCACCACAGCCGAGCCGACCTCGCCGTGCTCGCCGACCCGGCGGCGCTCTGCGCTACGGTGACCGAACGGGTCTCACCCCGGCGGGCCGAGGTGCCGGCGCGGCGCACCGAGACGGTCGAACCGCCGGCTCCCGGGGAGCCGATCCGGGCGGTGCACGTCTTCGCCGCGCTCGCCGAGCGGCTGCCCCGCGACGTCGTGCTGGTCGAGGAGACCCCGTCGACCCGGCCGGACCTGCACCGGCTGCTGCCGGCCCGGGAGCCACGCGGCTTCGTCAGCGCGGCCATGGGCGGCCTCGGCTTCGGGCTGCCGGCCGCGGCCGGGCTGCGGATGGGTGACCCGAGCCGGCCGGTCGTGGCCGTCCTCGGCGACGGCTCGTCGCTCTACGGCATCCAGGGACTGTGGAGCGCCGCCCGGTACGGCTGCGGCGCGCTCTTCGTGATCCTCTCCAACGGCCGCTACGCGATCATGGACCGGCTCGCCGACAAGGTCGGCGGCAAGGCCCCGTGGCCGGCGTTCGAGGACGTCGACGTGCACGGGCTGGCCACCGCACTCGGCTGCCCGGCCCGCCGGGTGACCAGCCACCAGGAGCTGCTCGCCGTCCTCGACGAGGTCGTCCCGACGCTGGCCGACCGCACCGAGCCGCTGCTGCTCGACGTGCCGGTCGTCACCGAACAGCACTTCCAACCCTGA
- a CDS encoding benzaldehyde dehydrogenase, whose translation MTLLDTATWHGMVYSDGWVEAAGGTRPVLSPATREEISQVGVANADDVARACARAAEAQRGWAAASYLERAAVLRRAGQLWEQHAADVGDWLVREAGSIPPKAGVETDTAAQECYEAAALASHPLGEIIPSGQPRLSLARRLPVGVVGVIAPFNFPLILAIRSVAPALALGNAVVLKPDPRTAIAGGLAIARIFEEAGLPEGLLHVLPGGVEAGEALVADPHVRVISFTGSTAAGRKVGEAAARHLKRAHLELGGNSALIVLDDADLDLAASAGAWGSFLHQGQICMTTGRHLVHESLAERYVEKLAEKADHLPVGDPAKEQVALGPIIDERQRDKIHSLVTASVDAGARLAAGGTYEGLFYRPTVLADVTPTTPAYAQEVFGPVAPVIAFRDLDEAAALARDTEYGLSLGILSRDVMKAMALADRIPSGIVHINDQTVSDEAVAPFGGVGASGTGSRFGGPAANVEAFTETQWLTMQGTIARYPF comes from the coding sequence ATGACTCTGCTCGACACCGCGACGTGGCACGGCATGGTCTACAGCGATGGCTGGGTCGAGGCCGCGGGCGGCACCCGCCCCGTCCTCTCCCCCGCCACCCGCGAGGAGATCTCCCAGGTCGGCGTGGCGAACGCCGACGACGTGGCCCGGGCCTGCGCGCGGGCCGCCGAGGCGCAGCGCGGCTGGGCCGCCGCGAGCTACCTCGAGCGCGCCGCGGTGCTGCGCCGCGCCGGTCAGCTGTGGGAGCAGCACGCGGCCGACGTCGGTGACTGGCTGGTACGGGAGGCCGGCTCGATCCCGCCGAAGGCGGGCGTGGAGACGGACACGGCCGCGCAGGAGTGCTACGAGGCCGCCGCGCTCGCCTCGCACCCGCTCGGCGAGATCATCCCGAGCGGCCAGCCGCGCCTCAGCCTCGCCCGCCGGCTGCCGGTCGGCGTGGTCGGCGTCATCGCGCCGTTCAACTTCCCGCTCATCCTGGCGATCCGCTCGGTCGCGCCGGCCCTGGCCCTGGGCAACGCCGTGGTGCTCAAGCCCGACCCGCGTACGGCGATCGCCGGCGGGCTGGCCATTGCCCGGATCTTCGAGGAGGCGGGGCTGCCCGAGGGGCTGCTGCACGTCCTGCCCGGTGGCGTGGAGGCCGGCGAGGCGCTGGTGGCCGACCCGCACGTACGGGTCATCAGCTTCACCGGCTCGACGGCCGCCGGCCGGAAGGTCGGCGAGGCCGCCGCCCGCCACCTCAAGCGGGCGCACCTGGAGCTCGGCGGCAACTCGGCGCTGATCGTGCTCGACGACGCCGACCTGGACCTCGCGGCCTCCGCCGGCGCCTGGGGCTCGTTCCTGCACCAGGGCCAGATCTGCATGACCACCGGCCGTCACCTGGTGCACGAGAGCCTCGCCGAGCGGTACGTCGAGAAGCTGGCCGAGAAGGCGGACCACCTGCCGGTCGGTGACCCGGCCAAGGAGCAGGTGGCGCTCGGGCCGATCATCGACGAGCGCCAGCGCGACAAGATCCACTCGCTGGTCACCGCCAGTGTGGACGCGGGCGCGCGGCTGGCGGCCGGCGGCACGTACGAGGGGCTCTTCTACCGCCCCACGGTGCTCGCCGACGTCACCCCCACCACCCCCGCGTACGCCCAGGAGGTCTTCGGCCCGGTCGCGCCCGTGATCGCGTTCCGCGACCTGGACGAGGCCGCGGCGCTCGCCCGGGACACCGAGTACGGGCTGTCGCTGGGCATCCTGAGCCGGGACGTGATGAAGGCGATGGCGCTCGCCGACCGGATCCCCAGCGGCATCGTGCACATCAACGACCAGACGGTCAGCGACGAGGCGGTGGCCCCGTTCGGCGGCGTCGGCGCGTCCGGCACCGGCTCCCGGTTCGGCGGTCCGGCGGCGAACGTGGAGGCGTTCACCGAGACCCAGTGGCTGACCATGCAGGGGACCATCGCCCGGTACCCGTTCTGA
- a CDS encoding IclR family transcriptional regulator has protein sequence MAGGIRDPRTSVTSRVLAILGAFDVDHPTLTLTDIARRTGLPLATAHRLVGELVAWRALSRGPDGGYTVGVRLWEVGLLSPLHARLREVALPYLQDLHSAVRENVHLAVRDGDEALYVEKVTGHRAVPIISRVGGRLPLHATGVGKALLAFASAAYIAAFLRGPLPRCTSYTITEPGRLARELATVRRHGWAATSEEMTLGSCSVAVPVLDTEGTAVASIGVVVHSLGAHLERLVPALRGVADQVAARLTTTAEDPYPGLRHGVAPHRPPAHRASA, from the coding sequence GTGGCTGGCGGCATCCGCGACCCGCGCACCTCGGTGACCTCGCGGGTGCTCGCCATCCTCGGCGCGTTCGACGTCGACCACCCGACTCTGACGCTGACCGACATCGCCCGGCGGACCGGCCTGCCGCTGGCCACGGCCCACCGGCTGGTCGGCGAGCTCGTCGCCTGGCGGGCCCTGTCCCGCGGTCCCGACGGCGGTTACACCGTCGGCGTACGACTGTGGGAGGTCGGCCTGCTCTCGCCGCTGCACGCCCGGCTGCGGGAGGTGGCACTGCCGTACCTGCAGGACCTGCACTCCGCGGTGCGGGAGAACGTGCACCTCGCCGTCCGCGACGGCGACGAGGCGCTCTACGTCGAGAAGGTCACCGGGCACCGCGCGGTGCCGATCATCTCGCGGGTCGGCGGGCGGCTGCCGCTGCACGCCACCGGCGTCGGCAAGGCGCTGCTCGCCTTCGCCTCCGCCGCCTACATCGCCGCGTTTCTGCGCGGGCCGCTGCCCCGCTGCACCTCGTACACCATCACCGAACCGGGCCGGCTGGCCCGCGAGCTGGCCACCGTGCGCCGGCACGGGTGGGCGGCCACGAGCGAGGAGATGACGCTCGGGTCGTGCTCGGTGGCCGTGCCCGTCCTGGACACCGAGGGCACCGCCGTGGCCTCCATCGGGGTCGTCGTGCACAGTCTCGGCGCGCACCTGGAGCGACTGGTGCCCGCGCTGCGCGGCGTGGCCGACCAGGTGGCCGCCCGGCTCACGACGACCGCCGAGGACCCGTACCCGGGTCTGCGGCACGGCGTCGCGCCCCACCGCCCGCCGGCGCACCGGGCGAGCGCCTGA
- a CDS encoding MFS transporter produces MTHERTAQSPKTGGRGRRAAGPLALLGVVLLALNLRAAIAGLAPLLPDVRADLGLSSGTAGLLTTLPVLCFGLLSPFAALLGRRIGIEAALLLAMLGIVAGSLVRTAPGLWWLVAGTVVVGAGITVGNVLVPSIVKQDFSDRQGPVTALTTAALTGGAALAAAVTAPLAHIGLGWRGALLLVGGLAAVAAIAWLPQLRRRHVAPVVRLGGAAVLRSPVTWQLAGFMGMQSLTYYAILAWLPTLLRDAGVSAAGAGWALALFNLLGIATAVAAPALAARRRDQRGLGLLVCATWGVGLLGLLVAPALYLLWATLTGLAQGAGIGLALALLVIRARTPESARDLSGTVQSVGYLLGSTGPVLVGLLHDVSDDWTAPLVALCVAVTVMAAAALGAGRDRQV; encoded by the coding sequence ATGACGCACGAACGGACTGCCCAGTCCCCGAAGACCGGCGGCCGCGGCCGCCGGGCGGCCGGACCGCTGGCCCTGCTCGGCGTCGTCCTGCTGGCGCTCAACCTGCGCGCGGCGATCGCCGGGCTCGCCCCGCTGCTGCCGGACGTCCGAGCAGACCTCGGCCTGTCCAGCGGCACGGCGGGGCTGCTCACCACGCTGCCGGTGCTCTGCTTCGGGCTGCTGTCACCCTTCGCGGCGCTGCTCGGACGCCGGATCGGCATCGAGGCGGCCCTGCTGCTGGCGATGCTCGGCATCGTGGCCGGCAGCCTGGTCCGCACCGCGCCGGGTCTCTGGTGGCTGGTCGCCGGCACGGTGGTGGTGGGCGCCGGAATCACCGTCGGCAACGTGCTGGTGCCCAGCATCGTCAAGCAGGACTTCTCCGACCGGCAGGGTCCGGTGACCGCCCTGACCACGGCTGCGCTGACCGGGGGTGCCGCCCTCGCCGCGGCGGTCACCGCCCCGCTGGCGCACATCGGGCTCGGCTGGCGGGGTGCCCTGCTCCTGGTGGGCGGACTTGCCGCCGTCGCGGCGATCGCCTGGCTCCCCCAGCTGCGGCGCCGGCACGTCGCCCCCGTGGTCCGGCTGGGCGGGGCCGCCGTCCTGCGCTCGCCGGTCACCTGGCAGCTCGCCGGGTTCATGGGGATGCAGTCGCTGACCTACTACGCGATTCTGGCCTGGCTGCCCACGCTGCTGCGGGACGCGGGCGTCTCCGCCGCCGGCGCCGGCTGGGCGCTCGCCCTGTTCAACCTGCTCGGCATCGCCACCGCCGTGGCGGCGCCCGCCCTGGCGGCCCGCCGACGCGACCAGCGCGGCCTCGGCCTGCTGGTCTGCGCGACCTGGGGGGTGGGACTGCTCGGACTGCTCGTCGCGCCCGCGCTGTACCTGCTCTGGGCCACGCTGACCGGGCTGGCGCAGGGCGCCGGGATCGGCCTCGCGCTGGCGCTGCTGGTGATCCGGGCCCGTACGCCGGAGTCGGCCCGGGACCTCTCCGGCACCGTGCAGTCGGTCGGCTACCTGCTGGGCTCGACCGGACCGGTGCTGGTCGGCCTGTTGCACGACGTGTCGGACGACTGGACCGCACCGCTCGTCGCCCTCTGCGTCGCGGTCACGGTGATGGCCGCGGCCGCGCTCGGCGCCGGGCGGGACCGCCAGGTCTGA
- the pobA gene encoding 4-hydroxybenzoate 3-monooxygenase, which produces MRTQVGIVGAGPAGLMLSHLLHLHGIESVVLECRSREYVEQRVRAGVLEQGSVDLLRRAGLADRLDRAGMRHEGIELRFDGESHRVPLTELTGRAITVYGQQEVVKDLIAARLAAGGEILFNVDDVRLDGLDSDSPVIRFRRDGREEELHCDFVAGCDGFHGVSRAAVPDGLLTTYERTYPFAWLGILAAAPPAVDELIYANHERGFALYSLRSPEISRLYLQVAPDEDIAAWPDERIWAELRARLETVPGWSLNEGPILEKGITPMRSFVVEPMQWERLYLAGDAVHIVPPTGAKGMNLALADVALLGDAFAAWYGEGRTDLLENYSRTALRRVWRAQHFSWWMTSMLHRLDGQDAYEAKLQSSTLRYVATSRAYATSLAENYVGLPEV; this is translated from the coding sequence ATGCGTACCCAGGTCGGCATCGTCGGCGCGGGACCCGCGGGGCTCATGCTGTCGCACCTGCTGCACCTGCACGGCATCGAGTCCGTGGTGCTCGAGTGCCGCAGCCGGGAGTACGTGGAGCAGCGGGTCCGTGCCGGGGTCCTCGAACAGGGCTCGGTGGACCTGCTCCGCCGCGCCGGACTCGCCGACCGGCTCGACCGCGCGGGGATGCGGCACGAAGGCATCGAGCTGCGCTTCGACGGCGAGTCGCACCGGGTGCCGTTGACCGAGCTGACCGGGCGGGCGATCACCGTCTACGGGCAGCAGGAGGTGGTCAAGGACCTGATCGCGGCCCGGCTCGCGGCCGGTGGCGAGATCCTCTTCAATGTCGACGACGTACGCCTCGACGGCCTCGACTCGGATTCCCCGGTCATCCGGTTCCGCCGGGACGGCCGGGAGGAGGAGCTGCACTGCGACTTCGTGGCCGGCTGCGACGGCTTCCACGGGGTGAGCCGGGCGGCGGTGCCCGACGGCCTGCTGACCACCTACGAGCGGACCTATCCGTTCGCCTGGCTGGGCATCCTCGCCGCCGCGCCGCCCGCGGTGGACGAGCTGATCTACGCCAACCACGAGCGCGGCTTCGCCCTCTACAGCCTGCGCTCGCCGGAGATCTCCCGGCTGTATCTGCAGGTCGCTCCCGACGAGGACATCGCCGCGTGGCCGGACGAGCGGATCTGGGCGGAGCTGCGGGCCCGGCTGGAGACGGTGCCCGGCTGGTCGCTCAACGAGGGGCCGATCCTGGAGAAGGGGATCACCCCGATGCGCAGCTTCGTGGTCGAGCCGATGCAGTGGGAGCGGCTGTACCTCGCCGGGGACGCCGTCCACATCGTCCCGCCCACCGGGGCGAAGGGCATGAACCTCGCGCTCGCCGACGTGGCGCTGCTCGGGGACGCGTTCGCCGCCTGGTACGGCGAGGGGCGGACCGACCTGCTGGAGAACTACTCGCGGACCGCCCTGCGCCGGGTCTGGCGGGCGCAGCACTTCTCCTGGTGGATGACGTCGATGCTGCACCGGCTGGACGGCCAGGACGCGTACGAGGCGAAGCTGCAGTCCTCGACGCTGCGCTACGTGGCAACCTCCCGCGCGTACGCGACCAGCCTGGCGGAGAACTACGTCGGCCTGCCCGAGGTGTGA